One segment of Rhipicephalus sanguineus isolate Rsan-2018 chromosome 6, BIME_Rsan_1.4, whole genome shotgun sequence DNA contains the following:
- the LOC119396935 gene encoding fibroblast growth factor receptor 3-like, whose translation MVGPYQMKYVVLIIASGFAIGAENNLIESFYEDQHESPPRFVNPAKMENAIKVQPTGGSVRLNCRATGVPEPRVTWFKNGQPLTFATSNRENGQRYTLMLTNLVRNDSGEYTCVVSNRLGSVQWTYTVEVHERFIPTPRIVCPFSNVTVAEGESLSITCDVYSHLTAFVRWIKHYHINGSYFDRNGAPYAKLVKDAALADVTDPHTLTLHNVTLADSGFYSILASSPSGASHKTIEVLVVPKPFPGL comes from the coding sequence ATGGTGGGACCATATCAGATGAAGTACGTCGTTCTGATAATCGCAAGCGGCTTCGCTATCGGCGCAGAAAACAACCTGATCGAGTCGTTCTACGAAGACCAGCACGAGTCGCCACCTCGGTTCGTGAACCCTGCCAAGATGGAGAACGCCATCAAAGTGCAGCCGACGGGCGGCAGCGTGAGACTCAACTGCCGAGCGACGGGCGTGCCGGAGCCCCGGGTCACGTGGTTCAAGAACGGCCAGCCGCTGACGTTCGCCACCTCCAACCGAGAGAATGGACAGCGATACACGCTGATGCTGACGAACCTCGTCCGCAACGACAGCGGCGAATACACGTGCGTCGTGTCCAACCGACTCGGCTCCGTACAGTGGACGTACACGGTCGAAGTTCACGAGCGGTTCATACCGACGCCGAGAATAGTGTGCCCGTTCTCCAACGTCACCGTAgcggaaggcgaaagcctgagcaTCACGTGCGACGTCTACAGCCACCTGACGGCATTCGTGCGTTGGATCAAGCACTACCACATCAACGGGAGCTACTTCGACCGAAACGGAGCGCCGTACGCCAAGTTGGTCAAGGACGCGGCTCTCGCCGATGTCACGGATCCTCACACGTTGACGCTGCATAATGTCACGCTCGCCGACTCCGGTTTCTACTCTATACTGGCCAGCTCGCCATCGGGGGCCTCACACAAGACGATAGAAGTCCTCGTCGTGCCGAAGCCTTTCCCGGGATTGTGA
- the LOC119397675 gene encoding nicotinamide phosphoribosyltransferase translates to MGHVVIRKFLRAGSGADVLTIGSDFGLSKWDEVACDSDNVILLTDSSRVCHYLQYPEETTFIYSYFESIGSKYDKTLFFGLQYILKKWMVGPVITVKKINDAKEFFRMHFNQELFNESGWMHIVEQHDGHLPLSIRAVLEGSLIPTRNVLFTVENTDTAVPWLTGWFQTLLMQTWYPTTVATHAWHYKELLARYLHETCGSTASIPYQLHDFGCGGASSAESAAIGGAAHLVNFLSSDNIAGIRLVSQYYGFPMAGYSYPSTEHSTMTPWGPAGESAACRQVMHAFPSGPASVASDAYHAANCCEHVWGQDLRHLVEARAELHGGMLIVRLQSGDPPEIIVEVLEILGRYYSATVNSLGFRELPPYVRLMHSDGVTLEMAEAVLANVKANRWSAQNVLLASDGTLMREPRGPAQRFAFQCSAAIVRGQEKEVHRNPVTDTKLSSKKGRLTLQHSGSGYITVEHGQGNPEEDCLIHVFKDGHLLVEQTFEDIRRRSQEPLGHLLNT, encoded by the exons ATGGGTCATGTGGTCATCCGCAAGTTCCTT CGCGCAGGATCTGGGGCTGACGTCCTCACCATTGGCAGTGACTTCGGACTTTCAAAGTGGGACGAAGTAGCCTGTGATTCAGACAACGTCATTCTGCTCACAGATTCCTCAAGG GTCTGTCACTACTTGCAGTATCCCGAAGAAACCACATTTATCTACTCGTATTTTGAGAGTATAGGCAGCAAGTACGACAAGACGCTGTTCTTCGGGCTCCAGTACATACTGAAGAAGTGGATGGTCGGGCCGGTAATCACCGTGAAGAAGATAAATGATGCTAAGGAATTCTTCAGGATGCACTTCAATCAGGAGCTCTTCAACGAGTCCGGATGGATGCATATCGTCGAG CAACACGATGGCCATCTGCCCCTCTCGATCAGGGCAGTGCTTGAAGGCAGCCTGATCCCCACACGCAACGTCCTCTTTACTGTAGAGAACACGGACACTGCAGTACCGTGGCTCACCGGTTGGTTTCAG ACCCTACTGATGCAGACATGGTACCCGACTACGGTGGCGACTCACGCATGGCACTACAAGGAGCTACTGGCGAGGTACCTACACGAAACATGCGGCTCCACAGCTTCTATACCGTACCAGCTCCATGATTTCGGCTGCGGCGGTGCTTCTTCTGCCGAA TCGGCTGCCATTGGAGGCGCGGCACACTTGGTGAACTTCCTGAGCAGCGACAACATAGCCGGGATTCGCCTCGTCAGCCAATACTACGGCTTCCCAATGGCGGGGTACTCTTATCCTTCCACAGAGCACAG CACCATGACCCCGTGGGGTCCGGCGGGGGAGTCGGCAGCGTGTCGCCAGGTTATGCACGCGTTCCCCAGCGGGCCGGCCTCAGTGGCCAGCGACGCCTACCACGCGGCGAACTGCTGCGAACACGTCTGGGGTCAGGACCTGCGCCACCTGGTCGAAGCCCGCGCAGAGCTCCACGGCGGCATGCTCATCGTCAGGCTGCAGTCCGGCGACCCTCCAGAGATCATCGTCGAG GTCTTGGAGATACTTGGGAGGTACTACTCGGCGACGGTGAACTCGCTCGGCTTTCGCGAGCTGCCGCCCTACGTGCGTTTGATGCACAGCGATGGCGTAACGTTGGAGATGGCAGAAGCCGTGCTGGCTAATGTCAAGGCGAACCGCTGGAGCGCCCAAAATGTGCTTCTGGCCAGCGACGGCACACTCATGCGTGAACCACGAGGACCAGCGCAGCGCTTCGCCTTCCAGTGCAGTGCAGCCATCGTCCGCGGCCAAGAG AAAGAAGTACACAGGAACCCAGTGACCGACACTAAATTGAGCTCCAAGAAAGGGAGACTGACTTTACAGCATTCTGGCAGTGGGTACATCACAGTAGAACATGGCCAGGGAAACCCTGAAGAG GATTGTCTTATTCACGTGTTTAAGGATGGCCACCTCCTTGTGGAGCAGACATTTGAAGACATCCGAAGACGTTCCCAAGAGCCTTTAGGCCACTTACTCAACACATAG